Proteins co-encoded in one Bacteroidales bacterium genomic window:
- the mnmA gene encoding tRNA 2-thiouridine(34) synthase MnmA produces MADKVLMAMSGGIDSSVASILLMREGYDLVGVTFTAFDITNDEGSKVCGNLNAANDAKNLAKQLGFEHHVLDVRKEFKDIVISDFVEEYLNGRTPNPCALCNFTIKWGLLLKLADKLNCKYIATGHYANIVNEKNRYFLKKGIDQAKDQTYFLWRLSQEQLSRTIFPLGNLKKQDVREIASENGFKILSEKKESQEICFIPDNDYRKFLSENVENISIYGKEGNFVDTNGRILGKHIGLYNYTIGQRRGLGIALGTPMYVIRLDKERNEVILGSKEELFGTEVIASQINLMKYENIEDGNEFQTRVRYRSKSSLAKFKNLENGKLLIEFFEPVESITPGQSVVFYENDNLIGGGIIESAGYFCELL; encoded by the coding sequence ATGGCAGACAAAGTACTGATGGCAATGAGCGGAGGTATCGACAGCAGTGTTGCTTCAATATTATTAATGCGAGAAGGTTATGATCTCGTTGGAGTTACTTTCACGGCTTTCGATATAACAAATGATGAAGGCAGTAAAGTCTGCGGTAATTTAAATGCTGCTAACGATGCAAAGAATTTAGCGAAACAACTCGGATTCGAACATCATGTTCTTGATGTTCGAAAAGAATTTAAAGATATTGTTATTTCGGATTTTGTTGAAGAATATTTAAACGGAAGAACTCCGAATCCGTGCGCTCTTTGTAATTTTACAATAAAATGGGGATTGCTTCTAAAACTCGCCGATAAGCTTAATTGCAAATATATTGCAACCGGTCATTACGCAAATATCGTCAATGAAAAAAACAGATATTTTCTGAAAAAAGGGATAGATCAGGCAAAAGATCAAACCTATTTTTTGTGGCGATTATCTCAGGAACAACTTTCAAGAACAATTTTTCCTTTGGGAAATCTGAAAAAACAAGATGTCCGGGAAATTGCTTCGGAAAACGGATTTAAAATATTATCGGAAAAAAAGGAAAGTCAAGAGATTTGTTTTATTCCTGATAACGACTATAGAAAATTCTTAAGTGAAAATGTTGAAAACATAAGCATTTACGGGAAAGAAGGGAATTTTGTAGATACAAACGGAAGGATTCTCGGGAAGCACATCGGATTATATAATTATACAATCGGACAGCGAAGAGGTCTCGGAATTGCTCTCGGCACTCCAATGTATGTTATCAGACTTGACAAGGAACGAAATGAAGTTATTTTGGGTTCGAAGGAAGAATTGTTCGGAACCGAAGTTATTGCATCACAAATTAATCTGATGAAGTACGAAAATATTGAAGATGGTAACGAATTTCAAACACGTGTAAGATATAGAAGCAAAAGTTCGCTTGCCAAGTTTAAAAATTTAGAGAATGGAAAACTTCTAATAGAATTTTTCGAACCTGTTGAGTCAATTACTCCCGGACAAAGTGTTGTATTTTATGAAAACGATAACCTAATTGGTGGCGGGATAATTGAAAGTGCCGGTTATTTTTGCGAATTACTATGA
- a CDS encoding class I SAM-dependent methyltransferase — MKENKYDESVFFEQYKKMNRSLKGLEGAGEWYILKEMLPDFTGKEVLDLGCGFGWHCRYAMENGAKSVIGIDISGNMLKEARKINNLKGIDYIKKALEEVDYPAEKFDIVLSSLTFHYIESLDIINQNVYKWLKPNGNFIFTVEHPVFTAFGSQDWIYGDNGEKLFWPVDNYFMEGKREAVFLGENIIKYHRTLTTYLSGLLKQGFKIKEINEPKPSEKMLNELSEMQDELRRPMMLLISAEK, encoded by the coding sequence ATGAAAGAAAATAAATATGACGAGTCAGTATTTTTTGAGCAATATAAAAAAATGAACCGTTCCCTGAAAGGTCTTGAAGGTGCCGGCGAATGGTATATTCTCAAGGAAATGTTACCAGATTTTACTGGAAAAGAAGTTCTGGATTTAGGTTGCGGATTTGGTTGGCATTGCCGGTACGCAATGGAAAACGGAGCAAAGTCGGTAATCGGAATTGATATTTCCGGAAATATGCTTAAAGAAGCAAGGAAAATTAATAATCTGAAAGGTATTGATTATATAAAAAAAGCTCTTGAAGAAGTTGACTACCCTGCTGAAAAATTTGATATTGTACTTAGTTCTTTAACTTTTCACTATATTGAATCACTTGATATTATAAATCAAAATGTTTATAAATGGCTTAAACCTAACGGGAATTTTATTTTCACGGTCGAACATCCGGTTTTTACGGCATTCGGCAGTCAGGATTGGATATATGGAGATAATGGAGAAAAATTGTTTTGGCCTGTTGACAATTATTTCATGGAAGGAAAAAGAGAAGCTGTATTTTTAGGAGAAAATATTATTAAATATCATAGAACTTTGACCACGTATTTAAGCGGTTTACTCAAACAAGGTTTTAAAATCAAAGAAATTAACGAACCTAAACCAAGCGAAAAAATGTTGAACGAATTATCGGAAATGCAAGATGAATTACGTCGCCCGATGATGTTGTTGATTTCCGCAGAAAAATAA
- a CDS encoding insulinase family protein, whose amino-acid sequence MKNFLKLFLLSFILVIAFSCINEKYPYETVKNDPLKTRIYTLDNGLKVYMSINDEQPRIQTYIAVKVGGKNDPAETTGLAHYFEHLMFKGTELFGTQNYETEKPLLDEIEALFDVYRNTTDENERKEIYKKIDSISFEASKIAIPNEYDKLMAAIGASGTNASTSFDRTVYTEDIPSNQIENWAKIQSDRFKNNVIRGFHTELETVYEEKNMSLTNDSRKAYEAMLQGLYPKHPYGQQTVLGTQEHLKNPSIKNIKNYYRTYYVPNNMAICLAGDFNPDEMIEIIDKYFGDMQPNNNLPKLNFEPEKPIEKPVIKEVYGLDAEVIQIAWRTDGAKSNDAIIVELIGALLSNGKAGLIDVNLKQTQKVLSAWASGYCMTDYGMISLTARPKGGQTLEEVRDLLLAEVEKLRNGEFDENLISSIISNWKLSTQRQYDTNRGRANAFVTSFINDIEWKDEVEYYDRISKITKQDIINYANKNIKDNNYVVVYKREGKDPNEQKIAKPEITPIATNRDAASAFLEEIKAFQANPITPVFLDFNKDLSISKDNNKMEVLYKHNKTTDLFNLYYRYKFGTNEIPKLSIAADYLKYLGSSTMSLEELNKAFYDIACGFSISYSENECYISFSGLNENMPKAIKLFNDFINDIQPNEEALKNLKADLYKSRSDSKLNQNTNFSALRNYAMYGKDYVTATTLTNEEIEATSSDELLKLIDELLGYEYKTLYYGPSTEHELLATINKNIFVKENLKQVPAEVKYYPLQTETNSTLLVEYDANQIRYAQISNKGEKYDLSKEPIILLYSEYFGGGMNAIVFQEMREARGLAYSAYAYMISPKDLNDTYTFQAFIATQNDKFNDAIEAFDDIINNMPASEVAFDIARQGLLSNYETQRVTKMNVLWNYLRAKELGFDFDRRQYYYENFQKLTLDDVVKYQQENIKNRKYTYCVLGRQSDLHLDKLKSLGSVKTLSKEDIFGY is encoded by the coding sequence ATGAAAAACTTCCTCAAACTATTTCTTCTTTCATTTATTCTTGTTATTGCATTTTCTTGCATAAATGAAAAATATCCTTATGAAACGGTTAAAAACGATCCGCTAAAAACAAGAATCTATACTTTAGATAACGGCCTCAAGGTTTACATGTCAATTAACGACGAGCAACCGCGTATTCAAACTTATATTGCCGTTAAAGTAGGAGGAAAAAACGATCCTGCCGAAACCACAGGTTTAGCACATTATTTCGAACATCTTATGTTTAAAGGAACTGAACTATTCGGCACGCAAAATTATGAAACTGAAAAACCTTTGCTTGATGAAATCGAAGCGCTGTTTGATGTTTACAGAAACACTACAGACGAAAATGAACGTAAAGAAATCTATAAGAAAATAGACAGTATCAGTTTCGAAGCATCCAAGATTGCCATTCCTAATGAATACGACAAATTAATGGCTGCAATAGGCGCAAGCGGTACAAATGCTTCAACAAGTTTCGACAGAACTGTTTATACGGAAGATATTCCAAGTAATCAAATTGAAAATTGGGCAAAAATACAATCGGATCGTTTCAAAAACAATGTTATCAGAGGTTTCCATACTGAGCTTGAAACTGTTTATGAAGAAAAGAATATGTCATTGACAAATGATAGCAGAAAAGCTTATGAAGCAATGTTGCAAGGATTATATCCCAAACATCCGTACGGACAACAAACTGTTCTCGGCACACAAGAACATCTTAAAAACCCGTCAATAAAGAATATCAAAAATTATTACAGAACATATTATGTGCCTAATAACATGGCAATTTGTCTTGCCGGTGATTTTAATCCTGATGAAATGATTGAAATCATTGATAAATATTTCGGAGATATGCAGCCGAATAATAATCTTCCTAAATTAAATTTCGAACCGGAAAAACCTATCGAAAAACCTGTTATTAAAGAAGTTTACGGTTTAGATGCGGAAGTTATTCAAATTGCATGGAGAACGGATGGCGCCAAAAGTAATGACGCTATTATTGTTGAATTAATAGGAGCTTTATTATCCAACGGAAAAGCCGGATTGATAGATGTTAATTTAAAACAAACTCAAAAAGTGCTTTCTGCTTGGGCTTCGGGATACTGTATGACGGATTACGGGATGATAAGTTTGACAGCAAGACCTAAAGGCGGTCAAACTCTTGAAGAAGTGAGAGATCTTCTGCTTGCTGAAGTAGAGAAACTTAGGAATGGTGAATTTGACGAAAATCTGATTTCTTCCATCATATCAAATTGGAAACTAAGTACACAAAGGCAGTACGATACGAACAGAGGTCGTGCCAACGCTTTTGTAACAAGCTTCATTAATGATATCGAATGGAAAGACGAAGTCGAATATTACGACAGAATAAGTAAAATCACAAAACAAGATATTATCAACTATGCAAATAAAAATATCAAAGACAATAATTATGTAGTGGTTTACAAACGTGAAGGCAAAGATCCGAACGAGCAGAAGATTGCAAAACCGGAAATTACCCCGATAGCAACAAATAGAGATGCCGCAAGCGCTTTTCTCGAAGAAATAAAAGCCTTCCAAGCCAATCCAATTACTCCGGTATTTCTTGATTTTAATAAAGACCTCAGCATTTCTAAAGACAATAATAAAATGGAAGTGCTATACAAACATAATAAAACTACGGATTTATTTAATTTATATTACAGATATAAATTCGGCACAAATGAAATTCCAAAATTAAGCATTGCAGCAGACTACCTGAAATACCTCGGTTCATCTACAATGTCTTTGGAAGAACTAAATAAAGCATTTTATGATATTGCCTGCGGTTTCTCAATATCTTATTCCGAAAATGAATGTTATATAAGTTTCTCCGGTTTAAATGAAAACATGCCGAAAGCTATAAAACTTTTCAATGATTTTATTAATGATATTCAACCCAATGAAGAAGCTCTCAAAAATCTAAAAGCCGATTTATATAAAAGTCGAAGCGACTCGAAACTCAACCAAAACACGAATTTCTCCGCTTTACGTAATTACGCAATGTATGGGAAAGATTACGTAACCGCAACAACCTTAACTAATGAAGAAATTGAAGCTACATCATCTGACGAATTACTTAAGTTAATTGACGAGTTGCTGGGATATGAGTATAAAACCCTGTATTATGGCCCTTCTACCGAACACGAATTGCTTGCAACAATTAACAAAAATATTTTCGTTAAAGAAAATTTAAAACAGGTTCCGGCAGAAGTAAAATATTATCCTTTACAAACCGAAACCAATTCGACTTTATTGGTAGAATACGATGCGAACCAGATTCGTTATGCACAAATTTCCAATAAAGGCGAAAAGTATGATTTAAGTAAAGAACCTATTATTCTGTTATACAGCGAATATTTCGGCGGCGGAATGAATGCTATTGTTTTCCAGGAAATGCGTGAAGCCCGCGGATTGGCATATTCTGCCTATGCTTATATGATTTCTCCAAAAGACCTCAACGATACTTACACTTTCCAAGCTTTTATCGCAACTCAGAATGATAAGTTCAATGATGCAATTGAAGCTTTTGATGATATTATTAATAACATGCCGGCAAGCGAAGTTGCATTTGACATTGCAAGACAAGGATTGTTAAGTAATTACGAAACGCAGCGTGTAACAAAGATGAATGTACTGTGGAATTATTTAAGAGCAAAAGAATTGGGCTTTGATTTCGACAGAAGACAATATTACTATGAAAACTTTCAGAAATTAACTCTTGATGATGTTGTAAAATATCAACAAGAAAATATCAAAAACAGAAAATACACTTATTGTGTGTTAGGTCGTCAAAGTGATTTACATTTAGATAAATTGAAATCTTTGGGTTCAGTGAAGACTTTGAGCAAAGAAGATATTTTCGGGTATTAA